The following proteins are co-located in the Primulina tabacum isolate GXHZ01 chromosome 11, ASM2559414v2, whole genome shotgun sequence genome:
- the LOC142517947 gene encoding RAF-like serine/threonine-protein kinase 20 isoform X1: MYSVNISELVLKFVLFFAVRIVVLLRGFCKLHTRLWHQKLFQLNLHLDKEKFCIFNMEPSKINDLGQFNSSQLGIDYVGPGSQVYMVDTSAHANANLKLSDIYFLESKHVHNYSIQTGEEFALEFMRDRVNHRRPFIPNVCEDPSHTPRYLDLKSILGISCTGSESGSDISMISAGGKGSRVLERKNSSLHAEEVNDRYLLSMQSVPPVLEYNGNYKLMNSSSGESGTSSTKLKILCSFAGRILPRPSDGKLRYVGGETRIIRIRKDITWQELWLKTTEIYGETHTIKYQLPGEDLDALVSVSSDEDLLNMMEECTILEDGKGSQKLRMFLLSFEDLDDTHLTLANSDGDSETKYLVAINGMDDRMKKGSKLCGLAGFSGSNLNDSEALNIERETGRTGTEFLAVTNLNSAGILVPSVATESSKFILPISSKVDLHFFHGQTSQHDEVKQYSPPFGYDLHPPYNMPPQTQNGDPQSFCGTIYQQQPLERKSVRSSRAQDTKLQEKEGKLEANGSTRSDNASTRTDSASNQVSVNDQFVSSQAQSGSSKSGFLFEETSPVASKLHGEFSSKILWSEGNPMESMQVSKTSDVVVPPGLPESYENGCHTSDISPVPESINSVSDPTNLSYFESSCPPQRGFYSERVPREQAELLSRISKSGDSYSSQFLVNQSQNDTAQQDLITQTEEKFQTGNVDIFVKTSISNEKPFPVERETLDHELTWNQKLNQEDPIDIKGPVLENQVLISEAEGGPKLLTVRHEDSIQPSQDPTTDWVNGAVGSHSVASDANGDPQPSTWTVAHEKLNVGAPTTEQGDIINYINDPFPGDLLSEIFSKAVLSDVSSDIGPLQKDCAVVSMNIENHDPKRWSFFQRLAGDQFGRRDVSLIDQDHVLSSALTKVEEEAPLNYNFLPLARVRPSHMEVQQKYGEDDQKGVPRGDEVVSVAPSSNYDVSKENNSEGLQYDDLMDNNTKIEDSDYKDGTGNISLPHFDPLLVDFDIHSLQIIKNIDLEELRELGSGTFGTVYHGKWRGSDVAIKRIKKSCFTGRQSEQERLTFDFWKEAGILSKLHHPNVVAFYGVEQDGPGGTLATVTEYMVDGSLRQVLLRKDRHLDRRKRLIIAMDAAFGMEYLHSKNIVHFDLKCDNLLVNLKDLSRPICKVGDFGLSKIKRNTLVSGGVRGTLPWMAPELLNGGSVKVSEKVDAFSFGIVLWEILTGEEPYANMHYGAIIGGIVNNTLRPTIPSYCDPEWRRLMEQCWAPNPAARPSFSEIASRLRVMSSVAQTR, from the exons ATGTATAGTGTAAACATCAGTGAACTTGTTCTCAAGTTTGTTCTTTTCTTTGCGGTGAGGATCGTGGTGCTTCTCCGTGGCTTTTGTAAGCTACACACAAGACTGTGGCATCAAAAGCTTTTCCAGTTGAATCTGCATTTGGATAAGGAGAAATTCTGCATCTTTAACATGGAACCGTCAAAAATTAATGATTTGGGGCAATTCAATTCCTCACAACTCGGAATTGATTACGTTGGTCCTGGGTCACAAGTTTATATGGTGGATACAtctgctcatgcaaatgcaaatttGAAGCTTTcagatatttattttttagaatCTAAACATGTTCATAATTACTCTATACAGACCGGTGAGGAGTTTGCTCTTGAATTTATGCGTGACCGGGTCAATCATAGAAGGCCATTTATTCCAAATGTCTGTGAGGATCCTAGTCACACACCTCGTTACTTGGATCTAAAAAGCATTTTAGGAATAAGTTGTACTGGCTCTGAAAGTGGTTCAGATATTTCCATGATTTCCGCCGGAGGAAAAGGTTCAAGAGTATTAGAGCGTAAGAATTCATCTTTACATGCAGAAGAGGTTAATGACAGGTATTTGCTATCTATGCAATCTGTGCCACCCGTATTAGAGTATAATGGTAACTATAAACTTATGAATTCTTCATCTGGAGAGTCTGGTACCTCATCAACAAAGCTTAAGATTCTCTGCAGTTTTGCTGGTAGAATCCTACCTCGACCTAGTGATGGAAAGCTCAGATATGTTGGGGGTGAAACACGCATCATCCGGATAAGGAAGGACATTACATGGCAAGAATTGTGGCTGAAAACGACCGAAATTTATGGTGAAACACACACTATAAAATACCAGCTTCCTGGGGAGGATCTTGATGCATTAGTCTCTGTATCGAGCGATGAGGATCTGTTAAACATGATGGAGGAGTGCACTATATTAGAAGATGGAAAAGGATCACAAAAGCTTCGGATGTTTCTGCTCTCTTTTGAGGATTTGGATGATACTCATCTCACTCTAGCAAACTCTGATGGTGATTCTGAGACGAAATATTTAGTTGCCATTAATGGAATGGATGATAGAATGAAAAAAGGCTCAAAACTATGTGGCTTAGCAGGCTTTTCTGGGAGTAATTTAAATGACTCGGAAGCACTGAACATTGAGAGAGAGACAGGTAGGACTGGGACTGAATTTTTAGCGGTTACCAACTTAAATTCAGCTGGCATCCTTGTCCCATCAGTGGCAACTGAATCTTCGAAATTTATTCTACCAATTTCCTCTAAAGTTGATTTGCACTTCTTCCATGGTCAGACTTCACAACATGATGAAGTCAAGCAATATTCTCCACCATTTGGCTACGATTTGCATCCTCCTTATAATATGCCTCCTCAGACTCAGAATGGGGATCCACAATCTTTTTGTGGAACAATTTATCAACAACAACCACTTGAGAGGAAATCTGTCAGAAGCTCAAGAGCGCAGGACACAAAATTGCAAGAAAAGGAAGGAAAACTAGAAGCTAATGGTTCAACTCGTAGCGATAATGCTTCAACTCGTACCGATAGTGCAAGTAATCAAGTATCGGTTAATGACCAATTTGTTTCTTCACAGGCACAAAGTGGTAGCTCAAAATCTGGTTTTCTTTTTGAAGAGACATCTCCGGTGGCCTCTAAACTGCATGGTGAATTTTCTTCAAAGATATTATGGAGTGAGGGGAACCCCATGGAATCTATGCAGGTCTCAAAAACTTCTGATGTTGTTGTTCCACCTGGACTTCCCGAATCCTATGAGAATGGATGTCACACCTCTGATATTTCCCCTGTCCCAGAATCAATAAATTCCGTCTCTGATCCTACCAACTTGAGCTACTTTGAGTCCTCTTGTCCTCCTCAACGGGGCTTTTATTCTGAACGTGTTCCTCGAGAGCAGGCAGAGTTGCTCAGCAGAATATCGAAATCAGGTGATTCATACAGTTCTCAGTTTCTTGTTAACCAGTCACAAAATGACACTGCCCAGCAGGATTTAATAACGCAAACTGAAGAAAAATTTCAAACTGGGAATGTAGATATTTTTGTGAAGACATCAATTTCTAATGAAAAGCCTTTCCCTGTGGAACGTGAAACACTCGATCATGAACTTACCTGGAACCAAAAGCTGAATCAAGAAGATCCTATTGATATTAAAGGTCCCGTGCTTGAAAATCAAGTTCTTATTTCAGAGGCAGAAGGTGGTCCAAAGCTCCTTACTGTGAGGCATGAGGATTCAATACAACCTTCTCAAGATCCCACAACTGATTGGGTCAATGGAGCAGTCGGCAGTCATTCCGTTGCATCTGATGCCAATGGGGATCCTCAACCTTCTACATGGACCGTAGCTCATGAAAAACTCAATGTTGGTGCTCCCACAACCGAACAGGGAGACATAATAAATTATATCAATGACCCATTCCCTGGTGATCTACTTTCTGAAATTTTTTCAAAAGCTGTTCTTTCTGATGTTTCATCTGATATCGGTCCTCTTCAGAAAGATTGTGCTGTTGTGAGCATGAATATAGAAAACCATGACCCTAAACGTTGGTCCTTCTTCCAGAGACTGGCAGGGGATCAATTTGGGAGAAGGGATGTTTCTCTTATTGATCAGGACCATGTTCTTTCCTCTGCCCTTACGAAAGTTGAAGAGGAAGCCCCGTTAAATTATAACTTCCTACCTCTAGCAAGAGTTCGTCCTAGTCACATGGAAGTGCAGCAGAAATATGGTGAAGATGATCAGAAAGGTGTGCCTCGTGGAGATGAAGTAGTCTCAGTAGCACCTAGTTCTAACTATGACGTATCAAAAGAGAATAACAGTGAAGGATTGCAATACGATGATTTGATGGACAATAATACAAAAATTGAAGATTCGGATTACAAG GATGGAACGGGAAATATCAGCTTACCTCATTTTGATCCCTTGCTAGTGGATTTTGATATACACTCATTACAG ATTATCAAAAATATCGATCTTGAGGAATTGAGGGAACTTGGTTCGGGCACATTTGGGACTGTATATCATGGAAAATGGAGAGGCTCAGATGTAGCAATCAAGCGAATAAAAAAGAGTTGCTTTACTGGTCGACAGTCGGAACAAGAGAGATTG ACCTTTGACTTCTGGAAGGAAGCTGGAATACTCTCAAAGCTTCACCACCCAAATGTGGTTGCATTTTATGGTGTTGAACAAGATGGACCAGGGGGAACTTTGGCTACTGTGACAGAATACATGGTTGATGGATCTTTAAGACAGGTCTTGCTTCGAAAAGACAG GCATCTTGATCGTCGAAAGCGGCTCATTATTGCAATGGATGCGGCATTTGGAATGGAGTATTTGCATTCAAAGAATATAGTGCACTTTGATCTCAAATGTGACAATTTGCTTGTTAACTTGAAAGATCTCTCAAGACCTATATGCAAG GTAGGCGATTTTGGTCTATCAAAAATAAAGCGGAACACCTTGGTTTCTGGTGGAGTTAGAGGAACTCTTCCGTGGATGGCTCCAGAGCTGTTAAATGGTGGTAGCGTTAAAGTTTCTGAGAAG GTCGATGCCTTTTCATTTGGTATTGTCCTGTGGGAGATACTCACTGGAGAGGAGCCTTATGCGAACATGCATTATGGGGCTATTATAG GAGGCATTGTGAATAACACACTAAGGCCAACCATTCCAAGCTACTGCGATCCAGAATGGAGAAGATTAATGGAACAGTGTTGGGCCCCAAATCCTGCTGCACGACCATCTTTCTCAGAAATTGCTAGTCGGTTGCGTGTAATGTCTTCCGTGGCTCAGACTCGCTAA
- the LOC142517947 gene encoding RAF-like serine/threonine-protein kinase 20 isoform X2 produces MRDRVNHRRPFIPNVCEDPSHTPRYLDLKSILGISCTGSESGSDISMISAGGKGSRVLERKNSSLHAEEVNDRYLLSMQSVPPVLEYNGNYKLMNSSSGESGTSSTKLKILCSFAGRILPRPSDGKLRYVGGETRIIRIRKDITWQELWLKTTEIYGETHTIKYQLPGEDLDALVSVSSDEDLLNMMEECTILEDGKGSQKLRMFLLSFEDLDDTHLTLANSDGDSETKYLVAINGMDDRMKKGSKLCGLAGFSGSNLNDSEALNIERETGRTGTEFLAVTNLNSAGILVPSVATESSKFILPISSKVDLHFFHGQTSQHDEVKQYSPPFGYDLHPPYNMPPQTQNGDPQSFCGTIYQQQPLERKSVRSSRAQDTKLQEKEGKLEANGSTRSDNASTRTDSASNQVSVNDQFVSSQAQSGSSKSGFLFEETSPVASKLHGEFSSKILWSEGNPMESMQVSKTSDVVVPPGLPESYENGCHTSDISPVPESINSVSDPTNLSYFESSCPPQRGFYSERVPREQAELLSRISKSGDSYSSQFLVNQSQNDTAQQDLITQTEEKFQTGNVDIFVKTSISNEKPFPVERETLDHELTWNQKLNQEDPIDIKGPVLENQVLISEAEGGPKLLTVRHEDSIQPSQDPTTDWVNGAVGSHSVASDANGDPQPSTWTVAHEKLNVGAPTTEQGDIINYINDPFPGDLLSEIFSKAVLSDVSSDIGPLQKDCAVVSMNIENHDPKRWSFFQRLAGDQFGRRDVSLIDQDHVLSSALTKVEEEAPLNYNFLPLARVRPSHMEVQQKYGEDDQKGVPRGDEVVSVAPSSNYDVSKENNSEGLQYDDLMDNNTKIEDSDYKDGTGNISLPHFDPLLVDFDIHSLQIIKNIDLEELRELGSGTFGTVYHGKWRGSDVAIKRIKKSCFTGRQSEQERLTFDFWKEAGILSKLHHPNVVAFYGVEQDGPGGTLATVTEYMVDGSLRQVLLRKDRHLDRRKRLIIAMDAAFGMEYLHSKNIVHFDLKCDNLLVNLKDLSRPICKVGDFGLSKIKRNTLVSGGVRGTLPWMAPELLNGGSVKVSEKVDAFSFGIVLWEILTGEEPYANMHYGAIIGGIVNNTLRPTIPSYCDPEWRRLMEQCWAPNPAARPSFSEIASRLRVMSSVAQTR; encoded by the exons ATGCGTGACCGGGTCAATCATAGAAGGCCATTTATTCCAAATGTCTGTGAGGATCCTAGTCACACACCTCGTTACTTGGATCTAAAAAGCATTTTAGGAATAAGTTGTACTGGCTCTGAAAGTGGTTCAGATATTTCCATGATTTCCGCCGGAGGAAAAGGTTCAAGAGTATTAGAGCGTAAGAATTCATCTTTACATGCAGAAGAGGTTAATGACAGGTATTTGCTATCTATGCAATCTGTGCCACCCGTATTAGAGTATAATGGTAACTATAAACTTATGAATTCTTCATCTGGAGAGTCTGGTACCTCATCAACAAAGCTTAAGATTCTCTGCAGTTTTGCTGGTAGAATCCTACCTCGACCTAGTGATGGAAAGCTCAGATATGTTGGGGGTGAAACACGCATCATCCGGATAAGGAAGGACATTACATGGCAAGAATTGTGGCTGAAAACGACCGAAATTTATGGTGAAACACACACTATAAAATACCAGCTTCCTGGGGAGGATCTTGATGCATTAGTCTCTGTATCGAGCGATGAGGATCTGTTAAACATGATGGAGGAGTGCACTATATTAGAAGATGGAAAAGGATCACAAAAGCTTCGGATGTTTCTGCTCTCTTTTGAGGATTTGGATGATACTCATCTCACTCTAGCAAACTCTGATGGTGATTCTGAGACGAAATATTTAGTTGCCATTAATGGAATGGATGATAGAATGAAAAAAGGCTCAAAACTATGTGGCTTAGCAGGCTTTTCTGGGAGTAATTTAAATGACTCGGAAGCACTGAACATTGAGAGAGAGACAGGTAGGACTGGGACTGAATTTTTAGCGGTTACCAACTTAAATTCAGCTGGCATCCTTGTCCCATCAGTGGCAACTGAATCTTCGAAATTTATTCTACCAATTTCCTCTAAAGTTGATTTGCACTTCTTCCATGGTCAGACTTCACAACATGATGAAGTCAAGCAATATTCTCCACCATTTGGCTACGATTTGCATCCTCCTTATAATATGCCTCCTCAGACTCAGAATGGGGATCCACAATCTTTTTGTGGAACAATTTATCAACAACAACCACTTGAGAGGAAATCTGTCAGAAGCTCAAGAGCGCAGGACACAAAATTGCAAGAAAAGGAAGGAAAACTAGAAGCTAATGGTTCAACTCGTAGCGATAATGCTTCAACTCGTACCGATAGTGCAAGTAATCAAGTATCGGTTAATGACCAATTTGTTTCTTCACAGGCACAAAGTGGTAGCTCAAAATCTGGTTTTCTTTTTGAAGAGACATCTCCGGTGGCCTCTAAACTGCATGGTGAATTTTCTTCAAAGATATTATGGAGTGAGGGGAACCCCATGGAATCTATGCAGGTCTCAAAAACTTCTGATGTTGTTGTTCCACCTGGACTTCCCGAATCCTATGAGAATGGATGTCACACCTCTGATATTTCCCCTGTCCCAGAATCAATAAATTCCGTCTCTGATCCTACCAACTTGAGCTACTTTGAGTCCTCTTGTCCTCCTCAACGGGGCTTTTATTCTGAACGTGTTCCTCGAGAGCAGGCAGAGTTGCTCAGCAGAATATCGAAATCAGGTGATTCATACAGTTCTCAGTTTCTTGTTAACCAGTCACAAAATGACACTGCCCAGCAGGATTTAATAACGCAAACTGAAGAAAAATTTCAAACTGGGAATGTAGATATTTTTGTGAAGACATCAATTTCTAATGAAAAGCCTTTCCCTGTGGAACGTGAAACACTCGATCATGAACTTACCTGGAACCAAAAGCTGAATCAAGAAGATCCTATTGATATTAAAGGTCCCGTGCTTGAAAATCAAGTTCTTATTTCAGAGGCAGAAGGTGGTCCAAAGCTCCTTACTGTGAGGCATGAGGATTCAATACAACCTTCTCAAGATCCCACAACTGATTGGGTCAATGGAGCAGTCGGCAGTCATTCCGTTGCATCTGATGCCAATGGGGATCCTCAACCTTCTACATGGACCGTAGCTCATGAAAAACTCAATGTTGGTGCTCCCACAACCGAACAGGGAGACATAATAAATTATATCAATGACCCATTCCCTGGTGATCTACTTTCTGAAATTTTTTCAAAAGCTGTTCTTTCTGATGTTTCATCTGATATCGGTCCTCTTCAGAAAGATTGTGCTGTTGTGAGCATGAATATAGAAAACCATGACCCTAAACGTTGGTCCTTCTTCCAGAGACTGGCAGGGGATCAATTTGGGAGAAGGGATGTTTCTCTTATTGATCAGGACCATGTTCTTTCCTCTGCCCTTACGAAAGTTGAAGAGGAAGCCCCGTTAAATTATAACTTCCTACCTCTAGCAAGAGTTCGTCCTAGTCACATGGAAGTGCAGCAGAAATATGGTGAAGATGATCAGAAAGGTGTGCCTCGTGGAGATGAAGTAGTCTCAGTAGCACCTAGTTCTAACTATGACGTATCAAAAGAGAATAACAGTGAAGGATTGCAATACGATGATTTGATGGACAATAATACAAAAATTGAAGATTCGGATTACAAG GATGGAACGGGAAATATCAGCTTACCTCATTTTGATCCCTTGCTAGTGGATTTTGATATACACTCATTACAG ATTATCAAAAATATCGATCTTGAGGAATTGAGGGAACTTGGTTCGGGCACATTTGGGACTGTATATCATGGAAAATGGAGAGGCTCAGATGTAGCAATCAAGCGAATAAAAAAGAGTTGCTTTACTGGTCGACAGTCGGAACAAGAGAGATTG ACCTTTGACTTCTGGAAGGAAGCTGGAATACTCTCAAAGCTTCACCACCCAAATGTGGTTGCATTTTATGGTGTTGAACAAGATGGACCAGGGGGAACTTTGGCTACTGTGACAGAATACATGGTTGATGGATCTTTAAGACAGGTCTTGCTTCGAAAAGACAG GCATCTTGATCGTCGAAAGCGGCTCATTATTGCAATGGATGCGGCATTTGGAATGGAGTATTTGCATTCAAAGAATATAGTGCACTTTGATCTCAAATGTGACAATTTGCTTGTTAACTTGAAAGATCTCTCAAGACCTATATGCAAG GTAGGCGATTTTGGTCTATCAAAAATAAAGCGGAACACCTTGGTTTCTGGTGGAGTTAGAGGAACTCTTCCGTGGATGGCTCCAGAGCTGTTAAATGGTGGTAGCGTTAAAGTTTCTGAGAAG GTCGATGCCTTTTCATTTGGTATTGTCCTGTGGGAGATACTCACTGGAGAGGAGCCTTATGCGAACATGCATTATGGGGCTATTATAG GAGGCATTGTGAATAACACACTAAGGCCAACCATTCCAAGCTACTGCGATCCAGAATGGAGAAGATTAATGGAACAGTGTTGGGCCCCAAATCCTGCTGCACGACCATCTTTCTCAGAAATTGCTAGTCGGTTGCGTGTAATGTCTTCCGTGGCTCAGACTCGCTAA
- the LOC142519122 gene encoding uncharacterized protein LOC142519122: protein MGRSMCAVAAPLHSTTQFPFLRPNSSPRRSFFPYQTRVSNTIRARAVAEWHEYEEAVKKKDLARALRFLRDVPVELDDASIPPRSARQLDFREMERDWEVLDTCLNADDMKLVGTAYAFLKDRGFLPNFGKYRNIVLECPRDVTPTILKSSTGLEVLKLSPKKWGVSGISSFLLIALLSGTSILLNQGIDIRPNLAAVLGLTLLDAIFLGGSCLAQISSYWPPYKRRILVHEAGHLLVAYLMGCPIRGVILDPIVAMQMGIQGQAGTQFWDEKLQNELAEGRVSGTAFDRYCMVLFAGIAAEALVYGEAEGGENDENLFRSISVLLEPPLSVVQMSNQARWSVLQSYNLLKWQKHAHRAAIKALENGASLSVVIRRIEEAMPSKK from the exons ATGGGGAGATCCATGTGTGCTGTTGCTGCTCCTCTGCACTCCACGACTCAATTTCCTTTTTTGAGACCCAATTCTTCCCCCCGCCGATCATTTTTCCCCTATCAAACACGTGTGAGCAACACCATCAGAGCCAGAGCTGTGGCGGAGTGGCACGAGTACGAGGAAGCTGTCAAGAAAAAAGACCTTGCTCGTGCCCTCCGTTTCCTCAGAGATGTACCTGTTGAACTTGACGATGCTTCGATTCCCCCCAGAAGTGCTAGGCAGTTGGATTTTCGGGAAATGGAAAGGGATTGGGAGGTTCTGGACACGTGCTTGAATGCTGATGACATGAAGCTTGTTGGCACTGCCTATGCTTTTCTCAAGGACCGGGGATTCTTGCCCAATTTCGGAAAATATCGTAATATTG TTTTAGAGTGCCCAAGAGATGTTACGCCGACCATATTGAAATCTTCTACTGGTTTAGAAG TGTTAAAACTTTCTCCTAAAAAGTGGGGAGTTTCAGGAATTTCTAGCTTTCTTTTGATTGCTCTACTGTCCGGAACATCTATTCTGCTAAATCAAGGAATAGATATCAGACCAAACCTTGCAGCAGTATTGGGATTGACCTTGCTAGATGCTATTTTTCTGGGTGGTTCTTGCTTAGCTCAGATCTCAAGCTATTGGCCTCCGTATAAGCGGCGCATCTTAGTTCATGAAGCCGGTCACCTTCTTGTGG CATACCTGATGGGTTGTCCAATTCGTGGTGTGATTTTAGACCCAATTGTTGCTATGCAGATGGGCATTCAGGGTCAG GCAGGAACTCAGTTTTGGGATGAGAAACTTCAAAATGAGCTTGCTGAGGGCCGTGTCAGCGGTACCGCCTTTGACAG ATATTGCATGGTTCTGTTTGCCGGAATTGCAGCAGAAGCTCTTGTGTACGGAGAGGctgagggtggtgaaaatgatGAAAATCTATTCAGGAGCATCAGCGTTCTTCTTGAACCCCCACTTTCCGTTGTGCAG ATGTCGAATCAAGCTCGTTGGTCTGTGCTGCAATCTTACAATCTTCTGAAATGGCAAAAACATGCACATAGGGCGGCGATCAAAGCTCTGGAGAATGGAGCCAGTCTGAGTGTAGTTATAAGAAGAATTGAAGAGGCGATGCCTTCCAAGAAATGA
- the LOC142518430 gene encoding glutathione S-transferase T3-like, producing MVEAPLEYNRESPIELPNLDKADSGAAGRRKRSTWSKVEDEVLARSFVTISDDPIVGNDQKADAFWGRVASYCNENRTPGTPSKIASVMQSHWHNTIQKKVYRFNANYNSVYSAYRSGHSDEDILRFAYEKYREENNGIAFNLEHVWRIVKDRQCLLHSPSITLLAQRRRGPRSQGQATPHLTKMQVYM from the exons ATGGTGGAAGCT CCGTTGGAATATAACCGTGAATCCCCAATCGAACTTCCAAATTTGGATAAGGCGGATTCTGGCGCTGCTGGTAGGAGAAAGCGGTCAACATGGAGTAAAGTTGAAGACGAGGTTTTAGCGAGATCATTTGTCACTATCAGCGATGATCCAATTGTCGGCAACGATCAGAAGGCGGATGCTTTTTGGGGACGTGTTGCAAGCTACTGCAATGAAAATCGTACTCCAGGTACACCCAGTAAAATTGCAAGTGTCATGCAATCGCACTGGCACAATACCATACAAAAAAAGGTATATCGCTTCAATGCAAATTACAATAGTGTATATAGTGCGTATCGTAGCGGCCACAGTGATGAGGATATATTGCGGTTTGCGTATGAAAAATATCGTGAGGAAAATAACGGCATTGCATTTAATCTCGAGCATGTGTGGAGAATCGTAAAAGACCGTCAATGTTTACTCCATAGTCCGTCGATCACCTTGTTAGCACAAAGAAGGCGAGGACCTCGGAGTCAGGGGCAAGCAACACCTCATCTAACCAAGATGCAAGTCTACATGTAG
- the LOC142519332 gene encoding uncharacterized protein LOC142519332: MAAEVSSLLRMINGGGNTKESGPTGKSTSPITRDFLGGGCTLESKELDLDLQVPCGWEKRLDLKSGKVYLQRSNPSNSPSSTSETKPKTDENFTNYEDLNFPPMSKQTLNLFDDSTLDLKLVSSLSGSPSSSNYQSVCTLDKVKSALERAEKESIKKRSISMSKTSSTRSNSSSSIKDSDLDHHHHQEEKSSGSFAAGCPNCLLYVLISKSNPFCPRCNSYVPLPVSPAKKPRIDLNISI, encoded by the exons ATGGCAGCCGAAGTCAGCTCTTTGCTCAGAATGATCAACGGTGGTGGTAATACGAAGGAGTCGGGGCCAACCGGGAAATCAACGTCCCCGATCACGAGGGACTTTCTTGGTGGGGGTTGTACCCTTGAATCCAAAGAACTCGACCTCGACTTGCAGGTGCCTTGTGGCTGGGAAAAGCGCCTTGATTTAAAG TCAGGAAAGGTGTATCTTCAGAGAAGCAATCCGTCAAACTCACCCTCTTCGACCTCAGAAACGAAGCCGAAAACGGATGAAAATTTCACAAACTATGAAGACCTCAATTTCCCTCCAATGTCGAAACAGACCTTAAACCTTTTCGACGACTCGACCTTGGACCTAAAGCTAGTTTCCTCGCTGTCTGGGTCGCCGTCATCCTCGAACTATCAAAGCGTATGCACTCTGGACAAAGTAAAGTCTGCACTCGAGAGGGCGGAGAAAGAATCCATCAAGAAACGTTCAATATCAATGtccaaaacatcttcaacacGCTCGAATTCTTCGTCCTCGATCAAAGACAGTGATCttgatcatcatcatcatcaagaGGAGAAGTCATCAGGCTCGTTCGCTGCAGGGTGCCCCAATTGTTTGCTCTATGTGCTGATCTCGAAAAGCAACCCCTTCTGCCCCCGATGCAACAGTTATGTGCCGTTGCCCGTGTCCCCAGCCAAGAAACCTCGTATCGACCTTAACATCTCCATTTGA
- the LOC142519126 gene encoding auxin-responsive protein SAUR71, with amino-acid sequence MKKLMRRLSKVADSSSSCLLRTESKEAPRAGSCRRSNGGVPQGHFPVYVGDEMERFVVSADLLNHPIFVKLLENSAKEYGYEQQGVLRIPCHVFLFERVLEALRIGGESCDLQELLESLSDDQW; translated from the coding sequence ATGAAGAAGCTAATGAGGAGATTATCGAAGGTTGCCGATTCCTCGAGCTCCTGTCTGCTACGGACTGAATCGAAGGAGGCGCCCCGCGCGGGATCGTGCCGGAGAAGTAACGGTGGCGTTCCGCAGGGGCATTTCCCGGTATACGTTGGCGATGAGATGGAGAGATTTGTGGTGAGTGCGGATTTGTTGAATCACCCCATCTTCGTGAAGCTGCTCGAAAATTCGGCGAAGGAGTACGGGTACGAGCAGCAAGGCGTGCTCCGGATCCCCTGCCACGTGTTCCTCTTCGAACGCGTGCTCGAGGCGCTCCGCATCGGCGGTGAGTCGTGCGATCTTCAGGAGCTGCTGGAATCGCTGTCAGATGATCAGTGGTAG